The Tenacibaculum jejuense genome includes a window with the following:
- a CDS encoding VOC family protein produces the protein MKKGKVTGIGGVFFKTEDVNSTKEWYKKHLGFNTDDWGCTFWWKDNDGNKASTQWSPFKKDTDHFLPSKKGFMINYRVEYLEDLLEQLKKEGVTVLGEIEEYSYGKFAWIVDLDGNKIELWEPIDEAFL, from the coding sequence ATGAAAAAAGGTAAAGTAACGGGAATTGGTGGCGTATTTTTTAAAACTGAAGATGTAAATTCAACTAAAGAATGGTACAAAAAACATTTAGGTTTTAATACTGATGATTGGGGATGTACATTTTGGTGGAAAGATAATGATGGAAACAAAGCATCGACACAATGGAGTCCGTTTAAAAAGGATACCGATCATTTTCTACCTTCAAAAAAAGGATTTATGATCAATTACAGAGTTGAATATTTAGAAGATTTATTGGAACAACTCAAAAAAGAAGGTGTTACTGTTCTTGGAGAAATTGAAGAATATAGCTACGGTAAATTTGCTTGGATTGTTGATTTAGATGGCAATAAAATTGAGCTTTGGGAACCAATTGACGAAGCTTTTTTATAG
- the yiaA gene encoding inner membrane protein YiaA, with protein sequence MDYQTTITNKETTNKKEKRKEIKVYDQKPTSAFVGASWASLFVGTIAFCIGLWNADMLLNEKGYYFTILLFGLFSVISVQKAVRDKLEGIEVTNMYYSISWATTIISILLLVIGLWNADLELSEKGFYAISFMLSIYAAIAVQKNTRDIAFIERNQKNNHKDLF encoded by the coding sequence ATGGATTATCAAACAACAATTACTAATAAGGAAACAACAAATAAGAAAGAAAAAAGAAAAGAAATTAAAGTGTACGATCAAAAACCAACAAGTGCTTTCGTTGGTGCATCATGGGCGTCTTTATTTGTGGGAACAATTGCTTTTTGTATTGGTTTATGGAATGCCGATATGTTATTAAATGAAAAAGGATATTACTTTACTATTTTATTATTCGGACTATTCTCTGTAATCTCTGTTCAAAAGGCAGTAAGAGATAAACTAGAAGGAATAGAAGTTACCAATATGTATTATAGTATAAGTTGGGCAACAACTATTATTTCTATACTTCTTTTAGTTATAGGATTATGGAATGCAGATTTAGAGTTAAGTGAAAAAGGATTTTATGCCATATCATTTATGTTAAGTATTTATGCTGCAATTGCAGTTCAAAAAAACACAAGAGACATTGCTTTTATAGAAAGAAATCAAAAGAATAATCATAAAGATTTGTTTTGA